One genomic window of Pseudomonas sp. LFM046 includes the following:
- a CDS encoding sigma-54 dependent transcriptional regulator: protein MGNSILIVEDDDILADNFCTYLERRQFDVMVCGSAEEALTIIEAQHPDLVLTDYCLPGMSGCDLISRARALDEQLKVIMITGHGNVQGAVEAMKAGASDYLTKPVALAELKLVVDKVLEARRQEQRLCFYQQREAQDSGLAALIGNSEPMRAMKEMVRQVLAAEERMAGEDLPVVLIEGETGTGKELVARALHFDGSRSKGPFVEFNCASIPSHLLEAELFGHEKGAFTDAKDRRVGLVEAADGGTLFLDEVGEIDLLLQAKLLKLLEDRTIRRLGSVRERKVNLRIISATNCNLEQMVQEGKFRRDLFFRLRIITIKVPPLRARGDDMLTLAEHFVVQHGKRYGKPGLRFSPEARAVLKGYSWPGNVRELRNMLEQTVLLAAGSVIGPEQLSICRGLLAGAGVTEDSSQAVERDDPGFQDENLNLSDAERELVVKVLGKTDWNISKSARMLGLTRDMLRYRIDKLGLERPDRHL from the coding sequence ATGGGCAACAGCATCCTGATCGTCGAAGACGACGACATCCTGGCCGACAACTTCTGCACCTACCTGGAGCGGCGCCAGTTCGACGTCATGGTCTGCGGCTCGGCCGAAGAGGCGCTGACGATCATCGAAGCGCAGCACCCGGACCTGGTGCTCACCGATTACTGCCTGCCGGGCATGAGCGGCTGCGACCTGATCAGCCGCGCACGCGCCCTGGACGAGCAGCTCAAGGTCATCATGATCACCGGCCACGGCAACGTGCAGGGCGCGGTGGAAGCCATGAAGGCCGGCGCCAGCGACTACCTGACCAAGCCCGTGGCCCTGGCCGAGCTCAAGCTGGTGGTGGACAAGGTGCTGGAAGCGCGTCGCCAGGAACAACGGCTGTGCTTCTACCAGCAGCGGGAAGCCCAGGACTCCGGGCTCGCCGCACTGATCGGCAACTCCGAACCCATGCGCGCCATGAAGGAGATGGTGCGCCAGGTGCTGGCGGCCGAGGAGCGCATGGCCGGTGAAGACCTGCCCGTGGTGCTGATCGAGGGGGAAACCGGAACGGGCAAGGAACTGGTGGCCCGCGCGCTGCACTTCGACGGCTCGCGGAGCAAGGGCCCCTTCGTCGAATTCAACTGCGCCTCGATACCTTCGCATCTGCTCGAAGCCGAGCTGTTCGGCCATGAAAAGGGCGCCTTCACCGACGCCAAGGACCGTCGCGTCGGCCTGGTGGAAGCGGCGGACGGCGGCACGCTGTTCCTCGATGAAGTGGGCGAGATCGACCTGTTGCTCCAGGCCAAGCTGCTCAAGTTGCTGGAGGACCGCACCATTCGGCGCCTGGGCTCGGTGCGCGAACGCAAGGTCAACCTGCGCATCATCAGCGCCACCAACTGCAACCTCGAACAGATGGTGCAGGAGGGCAAGTTCCGTCGCGACCTGTTCTTCCGCCTGCGCATCATCACCATCAAGGTGCCGCCGTTGCGCGCCCGTGGGGATGACATGCTGACCCTCGCCGAGCACTTCGTCGTGCAGCACGGCAAGCGCTATGGCAAGCCGGGCCTGCGGTTCAGCCCCGAGGCCAGGGCCGTGCTCAAGGGCTACAGCTGGCCGGGCAATGTGCGCGAGCTGCGCAACATGCTGGAGCAGACCGTGCTGCTGGCGGCGGGCAGTGTGATCGGCCCGGAGCAACTGAGCATCTGCCGTGGGTTGCTGGCGGGGGCTGGCGTCACCGAGGACTCCAGCCAGGCCGTGGAGCGAGACGACCCGGGTTTCCAGGACGAGAACCTGAACCTGTCCGACGCCGAGCGCGAGCTGGTGGTGAAGGTGCTGGGCAAGACCGACTGGAACATCTCCAAGTCCGCCCGGATGTTGGGCCTGACCCGCGACATGCTGCGCTATCGCATCGACAAGCTGGGCCTTGAACGGCCTGACCGGCACCTCTGA
- a CDS encoding arylamine N-acetyltransferase, with the protein MHALTPQQTEAYLRHLDTPAPQQPDLASLDRLIAAHQRRVAFENVDVLLNRPIHIDADAVFNKVVERQRGGYCYELNNLFARLLLALGFQVELLGGRVRWGLPLDAPQTMLSHLMLRVLLPEGPHLADVGFGSATPWRGVPLDGPVPADLPYRLRPQEDGSGEVQLESFRAETGWVACYRFGQEVNAWVDCIPRNWYTSTHPNSVFRQMLMAARSEGEWRLTLANGTLNKRHRDGRVENRTIEDAGELVRVLKNDFLLNLAEDEIEPLHTRLAGLLNATP; encoded by the coding sequence ATGCACGCGCTCACCCCGCAGCAAACCGAGGCTTACCTGCGCCACCTGGACACCCCCGCCCCGCAGCAGCCCGACCTCGCCAGCCTCGACCGGCTGATCGCCGCGCACCAACGCCGGGTGGCCTTCGAGAATGTCGACGTGCTGCTCAACCGGCCCATCCACATCGACGCCGATGCGGTGTTCAACAAGGTGGTGGAGCGCCAGCGTGGCGGCTACTGCTATGAGCTCAACAACCTGTTCGCGCGCCTGCTCCTCGCCCTCGGCTTCCAGGTCGAATTGCTGGGCGGCCGGGTGCGCTGGGGTCTGCCGCTGGATGCGCCGCAGACCATGCTCTCTCACCTGATGCTGCGCGTGCTGCTCCCGGAAGGTCCGCATTTGGCGGACGTCGGTTTCGGTTCTGCCACACCCTGGCGCGGCGTGCCCCTCGACGGCCCGGTGCCCGCCGACCTCCCCTACCGCCTGCGCCCCCAGGAGGACGGTAGCGGTGAAGTGCAGCTGGAAAGCTTTCGTGCAGAAACCGGCTGGGTGGCCTGCTACCGCTTCGGCCAGGAGGTGAATGCCTGGGTCGATTGCATTCCGCGCAACTGGTACACCTCCACCCACCCCAACAGCGTGTTCCGCCAGATGCTGATGGCCGCCCGCAGCGAAGGTGAATGGCGCCTGACCCTGGCCAACGGCACCCTCAACAAGCGCCACCGGGATGGCCGCGTGGAAAACCGCACAATCGAAGACGCCGGCGAACTGGTCCGCGTGCTGAAGAACGACTTCCTGCTCAACCTGGCGGAAGACGAGATCGAACCGCTGCACACCCGACTGGCGGGATTGCTGAACGCCACACCGTAG
- a CDS encoding sodium:solute symporter family protein, with product MLIWFVAVYLLITVGVGFYATTRVKNSTDFASGGRSMSFPLVVAMVFATWFGSEAVLGIPATFVEEGFAGIVEDPFGSFGCLMLVGLVFARPLYRLNLLTIGDFFKKRFGPNVELITSLVIIASYLGWVAAQLTALGVVFNVLTDGAVTTTQGMMIGTFIVLLHTLFGGMWSVAMTDFLQMIIIVVGLFYLTWLVGDMAGGPEAVITKAANDGKFTFIHGTSAKDIVAFLGAAVTMMFGSIPQQDVYARVMSAKTENIAARASMTGACFYLCFCMLPIFLAYSASMIDPAMVQHWLAEDSQMILPRLIMEHTPLFAQIMFFGAILSAIMSTASGTLLAPSVTFTENVLKRFIPDMTDRQALLAMRCSVLAMTFATGLFALNSESSIYEMVGNAYKVTLVAAAVPLFAGLFWKRATTQGALMAIAFGLGSWGLLEMTYQETDFWPPQLAGLLFSWVGMVVGSLLPQLVRSRAEIIGTPASA from the coding sequence ATGCTGATCTGGTTTGTTGCGGTATACCTGCTGATCACCGTTGGTGTCGGTTTCTACGCTACCACCCGCGTCAAGAACTCCACGGACTTCGCATCCGGCGGCCGGAGCATGTCCTTCCCCCTGGTCGTGGCGATGGTGTTCGCCACCTGGTTCGGCTCGGAAGCCGTGCTGGGCATTCCCGCGACCTTCGTCGAGGAAGGCTTCGCCGGGATCGTCGAAGACCCCTTTGGCTCCTTCGGTTGCCTGATGCTGGTGGGCCTGGTTTTCGCCCGTCCGCTCTATCGCCTCAACCTGCTGACCATCGGTGACTTCTTCAAGAAGCGCTTCGGCCCGAATGTCGAGCTGATCACCAGCCTGGTCATCATCGCGTCCTACCTCGGCTGGGTGGCTGCGCAGCTCACCGCGCTGGGCGTGGTGTTCAACGTGCTGACCGACGGTGCCGTGACCACCACCCAGGGCATGATGATCGGCACCTTCATCGTCCTCCTGCACACCCTGTTCGGCGGCATGTGGTCGGTGGCCATGACCGACTTCCTGCAGATGATCATCATCGTTGTCGGCCTGTTCTACCTGACCTGGCTGGTGGGCGACATGGCGGGTGGCCCTGAGGCGGTGATCACCAAGGCGGCCAACGACGGCAAGTTCACCTTCATCCACGGCACCTCGGCCAAGGACATCGTCGCCTTCCTCGGCGCCGCGGTGACCATGATGTTCGGCTCCATCCCGCAGCAGGACGTGTATGCCCGCGTGATGTCGGCCAAGACCGAGAACATCGCCGCTCGCGCCTCCATGACCGGCGCCTGCTTCTACCTGTGCTTCTGCATGCTGCCGATCTTCCTGGCGTACTCCGCCTCGATGATCGACCCGGCCATGGTCCAGCACTGGCTGGCCGAGGATTCGCAGATGATCCTGCCGCGCCTGATCATGGAGCACACCCCGCTGTTCGCCCAGATCATGTTCTTCGGCGCGATCCTCTCGGCGATCATGTCCACCGCTTCCGGCACCCTGCTGGCGCCGTCGGTGACCTTCACCGAGAACGTCCTCAAGCGCTTCATCCCGGACATGACCGACCGTCAGGCCCTGCTGGCAATGCGTTGCAGCGTGCTGGCGATGACCTTCGCCACCGGCCTGTTCGCACTGAACTCCGAATCCAGCATCTACGAGATGGTGGGCAACGCCTACAAGGTGACCCTGGTCGCCGCTGCGGTGCCGCTGTTCGCCGGCCTGTTCTGGAAGCGCGCCACCACCCAGGGTGCGCTGATGGCTATCGCCTTCGGCCTGGGCTCCTGGGGCCTGCTGGAAATGACCTACCAGGAAACCGACTTCTGGCCGCCGCAACTGGCTGGCCTGCTGTTCAGTTGGGTGGGCATGGTGGTCGGCTCCCTGCTGCCGCAACTCGTGCGCAGCCGTGCCGAGATCATCGGTACCCCGGCCAGCGCCTGA
- a CDS encoding response regulator → MSKKVLIVDDEEILAANFKTYLERLGCEVQTAADGATAVQRVASFKPDLLVLDYRLPDMTGFEVFDALRPLHSCEAVLMTAHPSIEVCNRAIERSIEIILLKPFPLTELGSVVLHGLPSGAPKEEQSVPVERRNGGEVSFPLKLYDGAWVLSDRRRPTASTEPPLKHAKKGV, encoded by the coding sequence GTGTCGAAGAAAGTACTGATCGTCGACGACGAAGAAATCCTCGCCGCCAATTTCAAGACCTACCTGGAGAGGCTGGGTTGCGAGGTGCAGACGGCTGCCGATGGCGCCACCGCCGTGCAGCGAGTGGCGAGCTTCAAGCCCGACCTGCTGGTGCTCGACTACCGTCTGCCGGACATGACCGGCTTCGAGGTCTTCGACGCCCTGCGCCCCCTGCACAGCTGCGAAGCGGTTCTGATGACCGCCCACCCCAGCATCGAAGTCTGCAACCGCGCCATCGAGCGCAGCATCGAGATCATCCTGCTCAAACCCTTCCCCCTGACGGAACTGGGCAGCGTGGTCCTGCACGGCCTGCCATCCGGCGCGCCAAAGGAGGAACAGTCGGTACCGGTGGAGCGACGCAACGGCGGCGAGGTGAGTTTCCCCCTGAAACTCTATGACGGCGCCTGGGTACTCTCCGACCGTCGCCGCCCCACGGCGAGCACCGAGCCGCCGCTGAAGCACGCCAAGAAGGGCGTGTAA
- a CDS encoding class I SAM-dependent methyltransferase — protein MNHDALSTLEQHLISALESPPHEIRRLFHGRGRRWPGLEQVTVDWLEGVVLVSLFREVAEEELVALKAMLARLVESPVWQRSEARSLLLQHRYLLESTVELLWGEMTDECVVSEGGLRFKLDLGKKQNNGLFLDMRYGRDWVRANAQGKRVLNLFAYTCGFSVVAIEGGAEHVVNLDMASSALSRGRDNHRLNGHDLSRVSFLGHELFKSWGKVKKSGPYDLVIIDPPSFQKGSFALTRDYQKILRRLPELLTENGVVLACVNDPGIGPDFLVQGMAAEAPELRFVERLENPPEFEDIDPDAGLKALVFKRG, from the coding sequence ATGAACCACGACGCGCTCTCCACCCTGGAACAACACCTCATTTCCGCCCTGGAATCCCCTCCGCATGAAATCCGCCGCCTGTTCCATGGCCGAGGCCGGCGTTGGCCGGGGCTGGAGCAGGTGACGGTCGACTGGCTGGAGGGTGTGGTGCTGGTATCGCTGTTCCGCGAAGTGGCGGAAGAGGAATTGGTGGCGCTGAAGGCGATGCTGGCTCGGCTGGTGGAGTCGCCGGTTTGGCAGCGCAGCGAGGCGCGGAGTCTGTTGTTGCAGCATCGCTATCTGCTGGAAAGCACCGTGGAATTGCTCTGGGGCGAAATGACCGATGAGTGCGTGGTCAGCGAAGGCGGGCTGCGCTTCAAGCTGGACCTGGGCAAGAAGCAGAACAACGGTCTGTTCCTCGACATGCGCTACGGCCGCGACTGGGTTCGTGCCAATGCGCAGGGCAAGCGGGTGCTCAATCTATTCGCCTACACCTGCGGCTTTTCCGTGGTGGCCATCGAGGGTGGGGCCGAGCATGTGGTGAACCTGGACATGGCCAGTTCGGCGTTGAGCCGAGGGAGGGACAATCACCGGCTCAATGGCCATGACCTCAGCCGGGTGAGTTTCCTCGGCCACGAGTTGTTCAAGTCCTGGGGCAAGGTGAAGAAGAGCGGCCCCTATGACCTGGTGATCATCGACCCGCCGTCCTTCCAGAAAGGCAGCTTCGCGCTGACCCGCGACTACCAGAAAATCCTGCGGCGCCTGCCGGAGTTGCTGACCGAGAACGGGGTGGTGCTGGCCTGCGTAAATGATCCGGGCATTGGGCCGGACTTCCTCGTTCAGGGGATGGCGGCGGAAGCACCGGAGCTGCGCTTCGTGGAGCGGCTGGAGAATCCGCCGGAGTTCGAGGACATCGATCCGGATGCGGGATTGAAGGCGCTGGTGTTCAAGCGGGGCTGA
- a CDS encoding HAMP domain-containing sensor histidine kinase codes for MKTALAKKPFNLFRWFSLVSLVIILVVAILLGTAATRFLMNESIDRDAMLSAQFIKSIADVEVIHGNFSPGLTLSEFLDKRVDGARLGVSHEQLVKSHEEFFDHIVRLPDVLLATVYAPDGMVIWSTRPELVGHHAASDSRLKEAIQSRSTVTVDHRGGDQAVERYFLSAPRGLYLESFIPLQDSNGEVLSVIEIYKEPVDLIARMNRGFILLWIATALGGAAIYLSLFWFVRHASHLLDEQQSQLVENETLALLGEMSTAVAHSLRNPLASIRSSAELALEVDQGPLHKNLGDIIIQVDRMSKWVRELLMSARPLSGDQEPVNLTAALEETLAAYEPQIRHAGIAVDWHPAQAPRVVSHPVLLQQLLGSVLSNAIEAMPRGGRLAIHLAPDPRRQWLTLTISDTGSGMSPAMLEMAFKPFHTTKRGGLGVGLVLVRKIIERFGGAVSIDSRENAGTNVHLTFRATAGG; via the coding sequence ATGAAGACGGCCTTGGCGAAAAAGCCCTTCAATCTGTTCCGCTGGTTTTCCCTGGTGAGCCTGGTGATCATCCTGGTGGTGGCCATCCTGCTCGGCACGGCGGCGACCCGGTTCCTCATGAACGAGAGCATTGATCGCGATGCGATGCTCAGCGCGCAGTTCATCAAGTCCATCGCTGATGTCGAAGTCATCCATGGCAATTTCTCCCCTGGCCTGACCCTCAGCGAATTCCTTGACAAGCGCGTGGATGGCGCCCGCCTCGGGGTGTCCCACGAGCAACTGGTGAAATCCCACGAAGAATTCTTCGACCACATCGTGCGGCTGCCCGACGTGCTGTTGGCCACCGTCTATGCCCCCGATGGCATGGTGATCTGGTCCACTCGCCCGGAACTGGTGGGGCACCACGCCGCCAGCGACAGCCGATTGAAGGAGGCGATCCAGTCCCGCAGCACGGTGACCGTCGACCATCGCGGTGGCGACCAGGCGGTGGAGCGCTACTTCCTCAGCGCGCCCCGTGGCCTCTATCTGGAGAGCTTCATTCCGCTGCAGGACAGTAACGGGGAAGTGCTGTCGGTAATCGAGATCTACAAGGAGCCGGTGGACCTGATCGCGCGGATGAACCGTGGATTCATCCTGCTCTGGATCGCCACTGCCCTCGGTGGTGCCGCCATCTACCTCAGCCTGTTCTGGTTCGTGCGTCATGCCTCGCACCTGCTGGACGAGCAGCAGAGCCAACTGGTGGAGAACGAAACACTGGCCCTGCTGGGCGAGATGTCCACGGCCGTCGCCCACAGCCTGCGCAACCCGCTGGCCTCCATTCGCTCCAGTGCCGAGCTGGCGCTTGAAGTGGACCAGGGCCCGCTGCACAAGAACCTGGGCGACATCATCATCCAGGTGGACCGCATGTCGAAGTGGGTGCGCGAGTTGCTGATGTCGGCCCGCCCGCTCTCGGGCGACCAGGAACCGGTGAACCTGACGGCTGCCCTGGAAGAAACCCTGGCCGCCTATGAACCGCAGATCCGCCATGCCGGCATCGCCGTGGACTGGCACCCCGCACAGGCACCTCGCGTGGTCAGCCACCCGGTGCTGCTGCAGCAGTTGCTGGGCAGCGTCCTGTCCAATGCCATCGAAGCCATGCCCCGGGGCGGCCGCCTGGCCATCCACCTGGCGCCGGACCCGCGTCGACAGTGGCTGACCCTGACCATCAGCGACACCGGCAGCGGCATGTCACCGGCCATGCTGGAAATGGCCTTCAAACCGTTTCACACCACCAAGCGTGGCGGCCTGGGCGTTGGCCTGGTGCTGGTGCGCAAGATCATCGAGCGCTTCGGTGGTGCGGTCAGCATCGACAGCCGGGAGAACGCCGGCACCAACGTGCACCTGACCTTCCGGGCGACGGCAGGGGGATAA
- a CDS encoding Ig-like domain-containing protein, whose translation MFKWPGILTMALGLLAGTPAADAALTAVDPGPYTAASGFFPRWYQDANSVPLELCLSKAVSSRVPGGFMCTLLPNPGIFDTAKPVVFPANFPDESFWMLAETSIDDPGNGLELEAYVAGVEAAFAGGLPLQGDQQSFARIRIRVNVPVAGTYKVTHPYGVETFNVTAPGRRAINLTRDIGIGAPGDFTGALAGNIGPFLTRVGPLYTETNPETGEVETFIGDPNIAEPVTGSPFNTNFIRIDGPNGLRIETNLFNLSGKVLSAGVPSQLGVDRASYSRNAQRTWISVFANSAATATLCFRESLDLVGDPPSPCQFQMTGDGTGRFFGQDVAPTSLPPFVLITAKEEGTTTKATTQSQPLTDVVKISDARYSWSTRTLTVEANSSDEVGPPELVAQGFGRLVPVSGVNQRLVASDVDHPPAKVTVKSAAGGSDTEFVLIEGAPPAPPANQPPVANPDTASTSAGIAVTLDLTANDTDPDGNLPLSIANLGTVTVGTLAQSGNGAVIYTPPTQVAANEVVTFTYQVRDALGALSAPTDVSITVRPNLPPTVAPDTATTNAGAPVVINVLANDVDPEGNAMTVVNVTPPPAGRGSASTNGTTVTYTPPATVPATTTVSFTYQAQDSAGATSTPTTVTVTVNPVVAADTLSITQAQVQARPNNRFSWSFQGTTSQPRGNQIQVLVSGTQGQVLLGTATPSANGRWKLTVNNSTAVVPSANPTVTVRSTLGAVLTGPISVR comes from the coding sequence ATGTTCAAATGGCCAGGAATACTCACCATGGCACTGGGCCTGCTCGCCGGCACCCCGGCCGCTGATGCGGCATTGACGGCAGTGGACCCAGGCCCCTACACCGCCGCCAGCGGTTTCTTCCCGCGCTGGTACCAGGACGCCAACAGCGTGCCCCTGGAGCTGTGCCTTTCCAAGGCGGTCAGCTCCCGGGTACCCGGTGGCTTCATGTGCACCCTGCTGCCGAACCCCGGCATCTTCGATACGGCCAAGCCGGTCGTCTTTCCCGCCAACTTCCCCGATGAGAGTTTCTGGATGCTCGCCGAAACCAGCATCGACGATCCCGGCAACGGCCTCGAGCTGGAGGCCTATGTCGCCGGGGTCGAAGCGGCCTTCGCCGGCGGGCTGCCCCTCCAGGGTGACCAGCAGAGCTTCGCGCGCATCCGCATCCGGGTGAACGTGCCGGTAGCCGGTACCTACAAGGTGACCCACCCGTACGGCGTGGAAACCTTCAACGTCACCGCGCCCGGCCGCCGCGCCATCAACCTGACCCGCGACATCGGCATCGGCGCGCCGGGGGACTTCACGGGTGCGCTGGCCGGCAATATAGGGCCATTCCTCACCCGCGTCGGGCCGCTCTACACGGAAACCAACCCGGAGACGGGCGAGGTGGAAACCTTCATCGGCGACCCGAACATCGCCGAGCCGGTCACCGGCAGCCCCTTCAACACCAACTTCATCAGAATCGACGGGCCCAACGGCCTGCGTATCGAGACGAATCTGTTCAACCTGTCGGGCAAGGTGCTCAGTGCCGGCGTGCCCAGCCAGCTCGGCGTCGACCGTGCGTCCTACAGCCGTAACGCCCAGCGCACCTGGATCTCGGTGTTCGCCAACTCCGCCGCCACCGCAACGCTGTGCTTCCGCGAGAGCCTCGACCTGGTGGGCGATCCGCCGTCACCGTGCCAGTTCCAGATGACCGGCGACGGCACCGGCCGTTTCTTCGGTCAGGATGTGGCGCCGACGAGCCTGCCTCCCTTCGTGCTGATCACGGCCAAGGAAGAGGGCACCACCACCAAGGCCACGACTCAGAGCCAGCCGCTCACCGACGTCGTCAAGATCAGTGACGCCCGCTACTCCTGGTCGACCCGGACGCTGACAGTGGAAGCCAATTCCAGCGATGAGGTAGGACCACCGGAACTGGTGGCCCAAGGCTTCGGCCGTCTGGTGCCGGTCAGCGGCGTGAACCAGCGCCTGGTCGCCAGCGATGTCGATCACCCGCCGGCAAAGGTCACGGTCAAATCCGCCGCCGGCGGCAGCGACACCGAGTTCGTGCTGATCGAAGGCGCGCCGCCCGCTCCGCCGGCCAACCAGCCGCCCGTGGCCAATCCGGACACCGCCAGCACCAGCGCCGGCATCGCCGTAACCCTGGACCTGACGGCCAACGACACCGACCCGGACGGCAACCTGCCCCTGTCCATCGCCAACCTGGGCACGGTTACGGTCGGCACCCTGGCGCAGAGCGGCAATGGCGCCGTCATCTACACCCCGCCAACCCAGGTGGCCGCCAACGAAGTGGTGACCTTCACCTACCAGGTGCGCGATGCCCTGGGCGCCCTCTCCGCCCCCACCGACGTCAGCATCACGGTTCGGCCGAACCTGCCGCCCACCGTGGCGCCCGACACCGCCACCACCAACGCCGGCGCGCCCGTGGTGATCAACGTGCTGGCCAATGACGTGGACCCTGAAGGCAACGCCATGACGGTGGTGAACGTGACGCCGCCGCCGGCAGGTCGCGGCAGCGCCAGCACCAACGGCACCACGGTGACCTACACCCCGCCAGCTACGGTGCCCGCCACCACCACCGTCAGCTTCACCTACCAGGCCCAGGACTCCGCAGGTGCCACGTCTACTCCGACCACGGTCACTGTCACGGTGAACCCGGTGGTGGCCGCCGATACCCTGAGCATTACCCAGGCGCAGGTGCAGGCGCGGCCCAACAACCGCTTCTCGTGGAGTTTCCAGGGAACGACCTCGCAGCCACGGGGTAACCAGATCCAGGTACTGGTCTCCGGTACCCAGGGCCAGGTCCTGCTGGGCACGGCCACTCCGTCGGCCAATGGACGCTGGAAGCTGACGGTGAACAACTCCACCGCCGTAGTGCCCAGCGCCAATCCCACCGTGACCGTGCGCTCGACCCTGGGTGCCGTGCTCACCGGCCCCATCAGCGTCCGCTGA
- a CDS encoding phytanoyl-CoA dioxygenase family protein translates to MPMSTADHLEALHTQGFTVLPGVLDAPSIATLRSLIDTLQPIHWDYQGLVDDHFKCVFNRGPEWLPYLDLPGVIELAEAALDEDCHVIGQTAWRSHPGFVGADLHLDHLVMELPETLLADPGFRLPMQVCTAHLYLDDIDADLCPTRVIPGSHRAGRRPRPGEIDWHGRQAEAVLCKAGDVLMFRSELWHAGSRNRTADRSRYLLQVHYGRRMVAQKFSPYLAFRFNPDVLDACTPRQRRLLGDHQAAEYD, encoded by the coding sequence ATGCCCATGTCCACCGCTGACCACCTCGAAGCCCTCCACACCCAGGGCTTCACCGTCCTCCCCGGCGTGCTCGATGCGCCGAGCATCGCCACCCTGCGCTCACTGATCGACACGCTCCAGCCCATCCACTGGGACTACCAGGGGCTGGTGGACGACCACTTCAAGTGCGTGTTCAACCGGGGCCCGGAGTGGCTGCCCTACCTGGACCTGCCCGGGGTGATCGAATTGGCCGAAGCGGCACTGGACGAAGACTGCCACGTCATCGGCCAGACCGCATGGCGCAGCCATCCGGGCTTCGTTGGTGCCGACCTGCACCTGGACCACCTGGTGATGGAGTTGCCGGAAACCCTGCTGGCCGATCCGGGCTTCCGTCTGCCGATGCAGGTCTGCACCGCGCATCTCTACCTTGACGATATCGATGCCGACCTCTGCCCCACTCGCGTCATCCCCGGCAGCCACCGCGCCGGTCGCCGGCCACGCCCCGGCGAAATCGACTGGCATGGGCGGCAGGCGGAGGCGGTGTTGTGCAAGGCCGGCGATGTCCTGATGTTCCGCAGTGAGCTGTGGCATGCCGGCAGCCGCAATCGCACCGCCGATCGCAGCCGTTACTTGCTGCAGGTCCACTACGGCCGGCGCATGGTGGCGCAGAAGTTCTCGCCCTACCTGGCATTCCGCTTCAATCCCGATGTGCTGGACGCCTGCACCCCGCGCCAGCGCCGTCTGCTGGGGGATCACCAGGCGGCCGAGTACGACTGA
- a CDS encoding outer membrane protein OmpK — MNRALSSLMLAGGLLAAGNALADGPLLWQDNSLTYLYGKNFQVNPEIQQTFTFEHASGWTFGDLFIFVDQINYNGEEDANLGKNTYYGEISPRLSFGKMFDQKLEFGPISDVLLAATYERGENRNQNYLLGPGFDLKVPGFDYFQLNFYYRKPDGITNNPSGQWQVTPVWSYTIPVGNSDVLIDGFMDWVWNNKDATSDRPNDLHANLHFNPQIKYDLGKAMGWSAVKHFYVGIEYDYWKNKYAIDDNSFLGDDILGGTDQNTFSLLAKVHF; from the coding sequence ATGAACCGTGCCCTCTCTTCCCTGATGCTCGCCGGCGGCCTGCTGGCCGCGGGCAATGCCCTGGCCGACGGCCCCCTGCTGTGGCAGGACAACAGCCTGACCTACCTCTACGGCAAGAACTTCCAGGTCAACCCGGAAATCCAGCAGACCTTCACCTTCGAGCACGCCAGCGGCTGGACCTTCGGCGACCTGTTCATCTTCGTCGACCAGATCAACTACAACGGCGAGGAAGACGCCAACCTGGGCAAGAACACCTACTACGGTGAAATCTCCCCGCGCCTGTCCTTCGGCAAGATGTTCGACCAGAAGCTGGAGTTCGGCCCCATCAGCGACGTGCTGCTGGCGGCCACCTACGAGCGTGGCGAGAACCGCAACCAGAACTACCTGCTCGGCCCGGGCTTCGACCTGAAGGTGCCCGGCTTCGACTACTTCCAGCTGAACTTCTACTACCGCAAGCCCGATGGCATCACCAACAACCCGTCCGGCCAGTGGCAGGTCACCCCGGTGTGGTCCTACACCATTCCGGTGGGCAACTCGGACGTTCTGATCGACGGTTTCATGGACTGGGTCTGGAACAACAAGGACGCCACCTCGGACCGCCCCAACGACCTGCACGCCAACCTGCACTTCAACCCGCAGATCAAGTACGACCTGGGCAAGGCCATGGGCTGGAGCGCGGTGAAGCACTTCTACGTCGGTATCGAGTACGACTACTGGAAGAACAAGTACGCCATCGACGACAACAGCTTCCTCGGCGACGACATCCTCGGCGGCACCGACCAGAACACCTTCAGCCTGTTGGCCAAGGTGCATTTCTGA